From a single Microbacterium murale genomic region:
- a CDS encoding DUF1852 domain-containing protein, translated as MAHDFTFRITTTRFDEDYSPSDNSRITTNFANLARGEHRQQNLRNALTMIDRRFNDLAHWDNPTRDRYTLELEIVSVAVQFAAEGEDQEFPLLEVLDIRILDRLTGKRSQGIVGNNFSSYVRDFDFSVRLPAASEAAGGFAVPADFGDLHGKLFQHFLDSEAYRERFTVSPVICISVSTSKTYRRTENHHPILGVEYEQKDSSLTDEYFGKMGLSVRYFMPHGSVAPLAFYFRGDLLDDYTNLQLIGTIGTMETFQKIYRPEIYNANSAAASVYQPSLEQQDYSVTKIAYDRDERSRLATEQGKFAHEHLVKPHGEFLEQWAATYPVPVG; from the coding sequence ATGGCGCACGATTTCACTTTCCGCATCACGACGACCCGCTTTGACGAGGATTACTCCCCGTCGGACAACTCCCGGATCACCACGAATTTCGCCAACCTGGCGCGGGGTGAGCATCGTCAGCAGAACCTCCGCAATGCCTTGACGATGATCGACCGCCGGTTCAACGATCTGGCGCACTGGGACAACCCGACGAGGGATCGGTACACGCTCGAGCTCGAGATCGTCTCCGTCGCGGTGCAGTTCGCCGCAGAAGGCGAGGACCAGGAGTTCCCGCTGCTCGAGGTTCTGGACATCCGAATCCTCGACCGTCTCACCGGAAAGCGCAGCCAGGGGATCGTGGGGAACAACTTCTCGTCCTACGTCCGCGATTTCGACTTCAGCGTGCGGCTGCCGGCGGCGAGCGAAGCCGCAGGCGGGTTCGCCGTTCCCGCCGACTTCGGTGATCTGCACGGCAAGCTCTTCCAGCACTTCCTCGACTCGGAGGCCTACCGGGAACGCTTCACGGTGTCGCCGGTGATCTGCATCAGCGTCTCGACGAGCAAGACGTACCGTCGCACCGAGAATCACCACCCGATCCTCGGTGTCGAGTACGAGCAGAAGGATTCCTCGCTGACCGACGAGTACTTCGGCAAGATGGGACTCTCGGTCCGCTATTTCATGCCGCACGGCAGTGTCGCGCCGCTGGCGTTCTACTTCCGCGGGGATCTGCTCGACGACTACACGAACCTTCAACTCATCGGCACGATCGGCACGATGGAGACTTTCCAGAAGATCTACCGACCGGAGATCTACAACGCGAACTCGGCCGCGGCGAGCGTCTATCAGCCGAGCCTCGAGCAGCAGGACTACTCGGTGACGAAGATCGCTTACGATCGCGACGAGCGCAGTCGGCTCGCGACCGAGCAGGGGAAGTTCGCGCACGAACACCTCGTGAAGCCGCACGGAGAATTCCTCGAGCAGTGGGCAGCCACCTACCCCGTTCCTGTCGGATGA
- a CDS encoding LysR family transcriptional regulator: MARRSSGITLQQLTYYIEVAAEGSISAAADLLYVAQPTMSAAMKDLESRVGRGLLLRSARGVTLTSDGVEFLGYARQVVEQVALLEQHYLDRPPSRRLLGVSTQHYSFAVDALVRMVKASSAAEYEFSLRETRTWDIIEDVRTLRSELGILYRNDFNRNVIDKLLRDSGLAFHPLFVAEPHIFISRKNPLASRDRVTLADLADVPRLTFDQGANNSFYFAEEILSTLSSTQEIRVSDRATIFNLMIGLDGYTISTGIISDDLDPEIVAIPLDVDEHIEIGWIGHSAIPLTDQAQRYLTELRTVVSGFGVTLLG, translated from the coding sequence ATGGCAAGGCGATCGAGCGGCATCACGCTGCAACAACTCACGTACTACATCGAGGTCGCCGCAGAGGGGTCGATCAGCGCTGCCGCCGATCTGCTCTACGTCGCACAGCCCACGATGTCCGCGGCGATGAAAGACCTCGAGAGCAGAGTGGGGCGCGGCCTGCTCCTGCGCTCGGCCCGCGGTGTGACGCTCACCAGCGATGGCGTGGAGTTCCTGGGATACGCCAGGCAGGTCGTCGAGCAGGTGGCGCTCCTCGAACAGCACTATCTCGATCGACCGCCGTCACGGCGTCTGCTCGGGGTGTCGACGCAGCACTACTCGTTCGCTGTCGACGCGCTGGTAAGGATGGTGAAGGCGAGCTCAGCGGCCGAGTACGAGTTCTCGCTGCGGGAGACGCGCACGTGGGACATCATCGAAGACGTCCGCACCCTCCGCAGCGAGCTGGGGATCCTCTACCGGAATGACTTCAACCGGAACGTCATCGACAAGCTGCTGCGGGACTCCGGGCTCGCTTTCCATCCGCTCTTCGTCGCCGAGCCGCACATCTTCATCTCCCGCAAGAACCCGCTCGCCTCTCGAGATCGCGTCACCCTCGCCGATCTCGCCGACGTGCCGCGGCTCACGTTCGACCAGGGCGCGAACAACTCCTTCTACTTCGCCGAGGAGATCCTCTCCACCCTCTCGAGCACGCAGGAGATCCGGGTCTCCGACCGTGCGACGATCTTCAACCTCATGATCGGGCTCGACGGATACACCATCTCGACAGGCATCATCAGCGACGACCTCGACCCCGAAATCGTCGCCATCCCGCTCGACGTCGACGAGCACATCGAGATCGGCTGGATCGGCCACTCCGCGATCCCGCTCACCGACCAGGCGCAGCGCTATCTCACCGAACTGCGAACTGTTGTCTCGGGGTTCGGCGTGACACTTCTCGGCTGA